The following coding sequences lie in one Kribbella sp. NBC_00709 genomic window:
- a CDS encoding gamma-aminobutyraldehyde dehydrogenase, translating to MRTVRNLINGTPQDALSGATSELVDPATGKVFGTAPLSSEDDVDAAYRAATAAAPGWAGATPAERQRALLRFADLVEARADDLVAAESQNTGKPLELTRTEELAVMVDQMRFFAGAARLLEGKSAGEYLAGHTSWIRREPIGVVGQITPWNYPMMMAVWKFGPALAAGNTLVLKPAETTPVTTAMLAEIAAEVLPPGVFNVVCGDRATGQAVVAHPAPGLVSITGSTRAGSEVASTAALDLKRTHLELGGKAPVVVFADADLAAAAEAIGVAGYFNAGQDCTAACRVLVDASVHDEFVRTLVDWTRSNARPGLADDADALFGPLNSSLQLDRVRGFLTRMPEHGSIAIGGERPGGALADGYFLEATVVTGLRQDDEMIQDEVFGPVITVQSFASEDEALELANGVQYGLAASVFTADHSRALRMSKALDFGCVWINTHIPLVAEMPHGGFKHSGHGKDLSMYGVEDYTRVKHVMSAIG from the coding sequence ATGCGAACTGTGCGGAACCTGATCAACGGAACACCTCAGGACGCGCTCAGCGGCGCGACCAGCGAGCTCGTCGATCCGGCCACCGGCAAGGTCTTCGGTACGGCGCCGTTGTCCAGCGAGGACGACGTGGATGCGGCGTACCGGGCCGCGACCGCCGCCGCTCCCGGTTGGGCCGGCGCGACTCCGGCCGAACGCCAGCGAGCGCTGCTGCGGTTCGCCGATCTGGTCGAGGCGCGGGCGGACGACCTCGTCGCCGCCGAATCGCAGAACACCGGCAAACCGCTGGAGCTGACCCGCACCGAGGAACTCGCGGTGATGGTCGACCAGATGCGCTTCTTCGCCGGTGCGGCCCGCCTGCTGGAGGGCAAGTCGGCCGGTGAGTACCTGGCCGGGCACACGTCCTGGATCCGTCGCGAACCGATCGGGGTCGTCGGCCAGATCACGCCGTGGAACTACCCGATGATGATGGCGGTCTGGAAGTTCGGCCCGGCGCTTGCCGCCGGCAACACTCTGGTCCTCAAGCCGGCCGAGACCACCCCGGTGACGACCGCGATGCTCGCCGAGATCGCGGCCGAGGTGCTGCCGCCCGGCGTCTTCAACGTCGTCTGCGGCGACCGCGCGACCGGACAGGCCGTCGTCGCGCATCCAGCGCCCGGCCTGGTCAGCATCACCGGTTCGACCCGGGCCGGCTCGGAGGTCGCGAGTACGGCGGCCCTCGATCTGAAGCGCACCCACCTCGAGCTGGGCGGCAAGGCACCGGTCGTGGTCTTCGCGGACGCGGACCTCGCGGCAGCCGCAGAGGCGATCGGAGTCGCCGGCTACTTCAACGCCGGCCAGGACTGTACGGCGGCCTGTCGCGTGCTCGTCGACGCGTCGGTCCACGACGAGTTCGTCCGGACGCTGGTCGACTGGACCCGCTCGAACGCACGGCCCGGACTTGCCGACGACGCCGATGCGCTCTTCGGGCCGTTGAACAGCAGCCTGCAGCTGGATCGCGTTCGCGGCTTCCTCACCCGCATGCCCGAGCACGGCTCGATCGCCATCGGCGGCGAGCGGCCGGGCGGGGCGCTCGCGGACGGCTACTTCCTCGAAGCGACCGTCGTGACCGGCCTGCGCCAGGACGACGAGATGATCCAGGACGAGGTGTTCGGGCCGGTCATCACCGTGCAGTCGTTCGCGTCGGAGGACGAGGCGCTGGAGCTGGCCAACGGCGTCCAGTACGGCCTGGCGGCGAGCGTGTTCACCGCCGACCACTCGCGCGCGCTGCGGATGTCCAAGGCACTCGACTTCGGCTGTGTCTGGATCAACACCCACATCCCGTTGGTGGCCGAGATGCCGCACGGCGGCTTCAAACACTCCGGCCACGGCAAGGACCTGTCGATGTACGGGGTCGAGGACTACACCCGGGTCAAGCACGTGATGTCGGCGATCGGATGA
- a CDS encoding ABC transporter ATP-binding protein, which yields MSSVDAQVRTVATDAAAVSLRGLRKTFGDITAVDGIDLDLTEGEFFSMLGPSGSGKTTVLRMIAGFEVPTAGRILLGGVDVTDRAPYARDVNTVFQDYALFPHMSVLQNVEYGLRVKGVDRRSRRTRAVEALETVRLEGYGDRRPSQLSGGQQQRVALARALVNRPKVLLLDEPLGALDLKLRREMQIELKAMQRDVGITFVLVTHDQEEALTMSDRIAVFNGGRIEQLAAPVELYEHPASAFVAGFVGTSNLLQGDVATAILGGEGLYTVRPEKIRLQLRDTAAPAGACTATGVVREVVYLGSATQSVVDLDAGGSLIVLQQNEQGSVQDKLELRGTQVRLVWTREHTVAIGGPQ from the coding sequence ATGAGTTCGGTGGACGCGCAGGTGCGGACCGTGGCGACAGACGCCGCCGCGGTCAGCCTGCGCGGCCTGCGGAAGACATTCGGCGACATCACTGCGGTGGACGGGATCGATCTCGACCTGACCGAGGGCGAGTTCTTCTCGATGCTCGGCCCGTCCGGCTCCGGCAAGACCACGGTGCTGCGGATGATCGCCGGCTTCGAGGTGCCGACGGCCGGCCGGATCCTGCTCGGCGGCGTCGACGTCACGGACCGGGCGCCGTACGCGCGGGACGTGAACACGGTCTTCCAGGACTACGCGCTGTTCCCGCATATGAGTGTGCTGCAGAACGTCGAGTACGGGCTGCGGGTGAAGGGGGTCGACCGGCGCAGTCGCCGTACCAGGGCCGTCGAGGCGCTCGAGACGGTCCGGTTGGAGGGGTACGGCGACCGCCGGCCGAGTCAGCTGTCCGGTGGCCAGCAGCAACGGGTCGCGCTGGCCCGCGCGCTGGTGAACCGGCCGAAGGTGCTGCTGCTGGACGAGCCGCTCGGCGCACTCGACCTGAAGCTGCGGCGCGAGATGCAGATCGAGCTGAAGGCGATGCAGCGCGATGTCGGCATCACGTTCGTGTTGGTCACGCACGACCAGGAGGAAGCACTGACGATGAGCGACCGGATCGCCGTGTTCAACGGCGGCCGGATCGAGCAGCTGGCCGCGCCGGTGGAGCTGTACGAGCACCCGGCGAGCGCGTTCGTCGCCGGGTTCGTCGGCACGTCCAACCTGCTCCAGGGTGACGTCGCGACCGCGATCCTCGGCGGCGAGGGGCTGTACACGGTCCGGCCAGAGAAGATCCGGCTGCAGTTGCGCGACACCGCCGCGCCGGCAGGGGCGTGTACGGCGACCGGAGTGGTCCGCGAGGTGGTGTACCTGGGATCGGCCACCCAGTCGGTGGTCGACCTGGACGCCGGCGGCTCGCTCATCGTCCTGCAGCAGAACGAGCAGGGATCCGTGCAGGACAAGCTCGAACTTCGCGGTACCCAGGTCCGGCTCGTCTGGACCCGCGAACACACCGTCGCGATCGGCGGCCCGCAGTAG